The following nucleotide sequence is from Luteolibacter sp. Y139.
AGCGGGTGTGGGAGAGGGCGAAGATCTGATCGGTGAGGCCATGCATCAGCCACGGCCACCAGCGGCTGCGGGGAAGCCATTGGGCAATGTTGGGCCCGTAGACGAGGTGGCGGGCATTGATGAGGAGGCTCATCACGACCACGAGCCAGAGAGGAGCACCGGATGCGACCATGGCGACGAAGAGGAACTGGGAGGCACCGGCGTAGACGAGGACGGAGACGGCACCGGCTTCCCAGACATTGAAGCCTGCTTGTGCGGCGATCAGGCCGAAGGAAATCGCGACCGGAATGTAGCCGCCTAACAGAGGGACCGCTTCGCGCGCTCCCACTAACCAAGGAGCTGTCCTTGGCGTCACTGTTTCGGCGCTGGGCATGACTTGCCTCGCTTCTCGTAGATGATCGCCAACAGCAAAGTCGCCCAAGTGTCGCCGGTGCGGTAAAGGTGAGGTTCGTCGGCCCGGAAGGTGTGGGTCTCGCCGGCGGAGAGCATTTTCGTGTCCCCGATGGTGCCGACTTCGAGTTGGCCGCTGACGATGGTGATGACTTCGGAAGACCCGGGCAGGTGGGCTTCGGCCTCCCGGAGGGTATTCGGGGCGCAGGACATCCAGTAGGCATCGACGTGCGGATCGTCCTTTCCCTGATCGAGCAGCCTCACCTGGACGCCATCGCTGCCGATCGGCACACTGATGGGGCCAATGAGGGTTCCGAAGGGGACGTTCAGGCGGATGGCGAGCCGCCAGATGGTATCGAGGGTCGGGTTGCCGCGGCCTTGTTCGAGGCGCGAGAGGTTCGATTTGGCGATTCCGGCGTCGGCGGCGAGCTGGGACAGGGACAAGCCGCTTTCAAGGCGGAGTCCCTGAAGGTGCCGTCCGAGAATGTCGCGAGTCGATTGGTCCATAGGAAACGCGTGGCGTTCGATTTATGGAACGTTCGATAAAAGGAACGATCGGGGCCGTCAACCCTCATCGAGTGGATGGGTCCGGACGCGGAGCCGATCCGCGAAAAGTGGAGAGAACCGCCAGCTTACGATCTGCCGGCTGGCTGCAGGGTCGTCGACTCTCGTGCGCTGGAGGCCCGGCCCGGGAAATTCTCCAAGAGCGAAAACTCACCATCAACGGCGGGCGGCGAAGAGATCACCTTCTCCAGCATCTCCGCGCGCCGGGTCCACCCCAGAAGCGTGGCGCAGCGGAGGCGCTGGCGCATCGTCTGGGTGGTGAACTTGAGCCTCGGGGGCAATCCTTGGATTGCTTCCCAAGCCTCGAGGGGTCTTCCGGAGTTGATCAGGCTTTCGATTGGCACGGTAGTGGGGGCTGCGTGACCTGCTGAATAGGCTGCAAGATTTGCAAAGAATTCCGGAATTTCAAGCCCTCCGAGGTTACGCTATCGCGTAGGAAATGATGTGTTGAAGAGCTTGGGTTCTGTGCTCGCGATGCGGGAAAATGGTCAGGTGGGATCGGGTTCCCGCCAGCGCAGGGCGTGGAAGAGCGAGGGGACGTCCGACCGCCATTTTCTCAGGACACAGGAAATGGCGAGCCCTTCCAGATCGGCGATGATGCCGAGGTAGACGGGCACTGCCAGCCATGCCCCGGTCTGGCGCAGGGCCAGCAGGGCGAAGAAGGCGGCGAAGAGGGAAATGCCCCAGAGCTTGGAGGACCACATGTGATAGCTGGCCTCGCGGCCGAACTTGGCGAAATCGAAGGCGTAGCGGGTGAGTTCCAGGGCGGCGAGGGTGAGCAGGGCGGGGAAGTGGGCGCGAATGGCCTCCGGATAGAGATGCCAGGCGGCGAAGGTGACGGCGGTGTAGAACAGCGTGTCCACGGCGCTATCCAGCCGGCGCAGGCCGGGTGTCGCCACCTGCAAGCGGCGGGCGATGACGCCGTCGAAGATGTCCGAGAAAAAGGCGAGCGTGAGGCAGAGGCCGAAGGCCGCGGGATGGGGACCATGCATTGCGAGAGCCGCCACGACCGGTGCGAGGAGAGCGCGGAGCAAGGTGAGCAGCAGCGGGGTTTTCAGCAGGAGGCGATTTCGTCGGGGAAGATCGGGAGCCATGATG
It contains:
- a CDS encoding CDP-alcohol phosphatidyltransferase family protein encodes the protein MAPDLPRRNRLLLKTPLLLTLLRALLAPVVAALAMHGPHPAAFGLCLTLAFFSDIFDGVIARRLQVATPGLRRLDSAVDTLFYTAVTFAAWHLYPEAIRAHFPALLTLAALELTRYAFDFAKFGREASYHMWSSKLWGISLFAAFFALLALRQTGAWLAVPVYLGIIADLEGLAISCVLRKWRSDVPSLFHALRWREPDPT
- a CDS encoding AzlC family ABC transporter permease, whose product is MPSAETVTPRTAPWLVGAREAVPLLGGYIPVAISFGLIAAQAGFNVWEAGAVSVLVYAGASQFLFVAMVASGAPLWLVVVMSLLINARHLVYGPNIAQWLPRSRWWPWLMHGLTDQIFALSHTRLPLLPESERMGWFTGAMVVAWFSWIGGTILGVVAGAELTHRWPLLGEVMPFALPALFLVLLAPRFNSRIWAIALGTTILSALLLKLSGLPNAAIPIAAACGALLYLAVDAKTRKGKASHG
- a CDS encoding helix-turn-helix domain-containing protein, whose protein sequence is MDQSTRDILGRHLQGLRLESGLSLSQLAADAGIAKSNLSRLEQGRGNPTLDTIWRLAIRLNVPFGTLIGPISVPIGSDGVQVRLLDQGKDDPHVDAYWMSCAPNTLREAEAHLPGSSEVITIVSGQLEVGTIGDTKMLSAGETHTFRADEPHLYRTGDTWATLLLAIIYEKRGKSCPAPKQ